The following are encoded in a window of Lagenorhynchus albirostris chromosome 3, mLagAlb1.1, whole genome shotgun sequence genomic DNA:
- the GADD45GIP1 gene encoding large ribosomal subunit protein mL64, producing the protein MAAPVRQARSLLGLVTTLGPGSRGYRAPPPPRRSRGPWWPDPDDPLTPPWQLGPRYAAKQFGRHGAASGVAAGSLWPSRKQLHELEAEEREWYPSLAAMQESLRVQQLAEEQKLQAREQLIEERMAKMPQMIENWQRQQQERREKEQADKERRARLQAEAQERLGYHVDPRSARFQELLQDLEKQHRKRLKEEKQRKKKEARAAAMAAAAAQDAADSATPSS; encoded by the exons ATGGCTGCGCCCGTACGGCAGGCGCGCAGCCTTCTCGGGTTGGTGACGACTCTAGGCCCGGGCTCCCGCGGCTACCGAGCGCCTCCGCCCCCGCGCCGCTCAAGGGGGCCCTGGTGGCCCGACCCGGATGACCCACTGACCCCGCCCTGGCAGCTGGGGCCGCGCTACGCAGCTAAGCAGTTCGGGCGGCATGGCGCCGCCTCCGGGGTGGCCGCCGGTTCTCTGTGGCCTTCGCGGAAACAGCTGCACGAGCTGGAGGCTGAGGAGCGCGAATGGTACCCGAGCCTGGCGGCCATGCAGGAGTCGCTGCGGGTCCAGCAGCTGGCCGAGGAGCAGAAGCTACAAGCCAG GGAGCAGCTCATTGAAGAGCGCATGGCCAAGATGCCACAGATGATTGAGAactggcagcggcagcagcaggagCGCAGGGAGAAGGAGCAAGCGGACAAGGAGCGGAGGGCTCGGCTGCAGGCTGAGGCCCAGGAGCGCCTGGGATACCACGTAGACCCGAGGAGTGCCCGCTTCCAGGAGCTGCTGCAGGACTTGGAAAAGCAGCATCGCAAGCGCCTCaaagaggagaaacaaagaaagaagaaggaggcACGAGCTGCTGCGATGGCCGCTGCTGCAGCCCAAGACGCAGCAGACTCTGCAACACCCAGCTCCTGA